TAGATATACCCAGCCCCTGATACTCACTACTGATAGCAAAACACTTTATAATATTTTTTTCCTTTGAAGCAGTAGCTATAATATTTTGATTCTCTCTAGCAACAACAGTATAATCGACAGATTTATCAAATTCTAGATTAAATTTTTTTAAAAAGTTAGTAATTTCTTCAAGTTCAACAAAATTATTAGGATTAACTTTATCTATATTCAACAGAATCTCCTCCTTTTTGAGAAAAAACTAATAATTAATCAACAATATCCTCACTAGTAGGAGCTGTTTTTGGTAACATATTTCCTAAATCAATATTTCCAACTTTATTTTTTATATTATTTAACTTATTAGATACATCTCCAAGATATCCAGTAAATACTTGTTTAGAGACTTCAGTTATCTTATCTCTATCCACAGCGAAAAGTGAGTACACAGCAGTGTCGTTCTCCCAAGCTCCCTTTTGAGTAGCATTTTTTAAAGCTAAATCTATAGCATAATCAGATAAGTCATCAACTACAGGTGTTATGATACCCTTAGAGTAGTTATCGGTATTAAGCATAAAAGTATCAAAGTTTATTTTAACCTCTTTCTTAATTTGCTCTCTTAATAAATCTTTAGCTTGTTTATTTGCTTTAGCTTGAGCTATTAATGCCCCACTTTTATCAATAGCTGAATAACCAACAGAGTAAAGCTCGTTTTCAGGATTAATTTTTGTAGCAATTTGCTCTTGAAGTGCTACAGGTACACTAGGGCTTTTTTTAGGTAGATTTTCATCAATAAAAGTGTTGATTGATGTACATCCAGAAATAAAAAAAGCAAATATTGAAATAAAAAATATAAATTTTTTCATAAAAAATTCCCTCCGTA
This Candidatus Fusobacterium pullicola DNA region includes the following protein-coding sequences:
- a CDS encoding [citrate (pro-3S)-lyase] ligase, which codes for MNIDKVNPNNFVELEEITNFLKKFNLEFDKSVDYTVVARENQNIIATASKEKNIIKCFAISSEYQGLGIS